The following coding sequences are from one Lycium ferocissimum isolate CSIRO_LF1 chromosome 3, AGI_CSIRO_Lferr_CH_V1, whole genome shotgun sequence window:
- the LOC132048774 gene encoding uncharacterized protein LOC132048774 yields MLQRAVRMYCVKGMREFKVDDSNRSVWRLICRRHTQGCRWLLRGIAKPDGLWEITKFHPKHTCDMGQSRADHCNLDINMIAHVLLKHIEETPRMPIKTCISMVHSKYGKIISKRKGFLGRRRAFEMIFWAFKPSIDGFAHCKNVISIDGTHVYGRYDIKLLIAVGMDANGSIFPLAFAIAANESNETWGMFLTHLQTHVIKGRQGICVLSDRHKGILHNMRTLEGWQPPHAYHRYCLRHLKVNLQTKFENGTVNKLM; encoded by the exons ATGTTGCAACGGGCTGTCAGAATGTATTGTGTAAAGGGtatgagggagtttaaggttgatgaCTCAAACAGATCGGTATGGAGGCTGATTTGTAGGCGACATACTCAAGGCTGTCGGTGGTTGCTTCGGGGAATTGCTAAGCCGGATGGTCTGTgggaaatcacaaaattccacccgaagcacacttgtgatatgggacaAAGTCGAGCAGATCATTGTAATCTAGatataaacatgattgctcATGTGTTACTTAAACACATTGAGGAAACTCCAAG GATGCCTATCAAAACTTGTATTAGCATGGTCCACTCAAAATAtggtaaaatcataagcaagagaaagggatttctcgggCGTCGACGTGCTTTTGAAATGAtcttttgggcattcaaaccaagtattgatggttttgctcactgCAAGAATGTGATATCGATAGATGGGACCCATGTGTATGGCCGATATGACATTAAGCTCCTAATTGCAGTAGgtatggatgccaatgggtcaatattccctcttgctttcgcaattgccgccAACGAGAGCAACGAGACATGGGGGATGTTCTTGACTCATCTacaaactcatgttattaagggtcGTCAGGGCATATGTGTCCTATCggatcgtcataaaggcatattgcacaatatgcgtACTCTGGAAGGGTGGCAGCCTCCACATGCTTACCATCGATATTGCTTAAGGCACTTAAAGGTTAATTTGCAAACAAAGTTTGAAAATGGCActgtaaacaaattgatgtaG